CTAAATTGATGCTCCAAATTCTTTGCCAAAAATTGTCCCTCCTTACTCATACACTTAGTTAGGTTTTGAAGAGGAAACCCATTCATCAACTTCACCGAATGGGTTTGCATTTTACTCTTTTAATCCCTCACCCATGCCTTTTAACAGATTAAAGCCAAAACCGATTGCTCGGTTAATATCAGGATCTTTTAACGCCTTCATTAAGTCCAATAGTCCAATTTTGGAATCCTCTTTTAATCCCTGCTCCGCCTTTTTTAATCCATGGGTCAGGCTTTTCGCAAGCTTACCCGTTGTTTCCGGGTCCAACTCCGTTAACATACCGCCTGCTGCCATCGCATTGTTTATCATGTTCGTGACGGGCTCTCGTGTAAGCTGGCCGACAGCGATTTTTGCTGCCTTCTCTTTCGCTTTTAAAAGACTTCCAAACGCATCTAAGATTCCACTATCGTGTAATTCTTGAATCAGACTCAATGTTTCAAGTAACGAGTCCTTATTTTCCGCAACCCCGGAGAGAAGATTCTCCAGGGATTGCATTTTCTTTTGTTCTTCTGTCAGTTCTATTTTTTCAATGACTTTAATCGGCTTGGCCATTATGCATTCCTCCTGTCATAAAAACCAGGTGTAACATACTCGTTCACATCGGCAATCGGTGTGTAGTCACTGCGTTCCCACTTGCGGTAGATTTCCAGGCCCATTTGCGGTGTACGGGTCGCATTACGTGGATTGTATCTTGGAAGCGGATTTTCACCTTTCAGTTCAAGTACTTCCATCCGTACTTTCGCTTGTTTATAAGCTGGGGTATGTGTCACGACATCCACCGCCCCACCAGTCAGAAGGTTTACCGCACTCTCGTGGCTTGAAGAATGCATTGGCACATACACTGTTTTCCCTTCTACGCGGTCGGTTACAAGTACAGGAAGTTTAATAGCTCCGTATGGTGAGACAAGACGTACAAGTGTGCCGTCCTTTACTCCGCGTTCTTCCGCTAATTCTGGAGAAACCTCCACGAATACCTTAGGGAATTTGTAATTTAGTCCCTCAGATTTCTGTGTTAAGTTTCCTTCATGGAAGTGTTCCAACAGACGTCCATTATCCAACGCGAGATCAAATTCCTGAGGGAACTCCATTGGTGGTACATAATCAAACAAGCCGAAGCGAGCTTTTTTATCAGGGAAATTAAAGCCGTCTGTGAAAAGCAGCGGTGTGTTTGATCCATCTTGAGAACCCCAGTGGAAGCTGTTCCAGCCTTCAAGCACTTCATAGTTACACTGGCTGAAGAAAGGTGTTAAGCTTGCCATTTCGTCAAAAATCTCACTTGGATGTGTATAATTCCAATCAAAGCCCATTTTTTTCGCGAGCTGTGTAAAAATCCACCAGTCCGGTTTGCTATCGCCTAGCGGCTGTAATGCTTGGTATAAGCGCTGCACGCGGCGTTCGGTATTAGTAAACGTTCCATCTTTTTCAAGAGAAGGTGCTCCTGGTAAAATAACATCAGCAAATTGGGCTGTTGTTGTTAAGAAGATTTCTTGTACGACAAGGAAATCTAATTTCTCAAGCATCGCTTGTGTATGGTTCGAATCTGCATCCACCCATGCCATGTCCTCACCCGCGATGTACATTGCTTTCATCTCGCCTCGGTCGACAGCCCCGAGCATTTCAATATTGTCAAGGCCAGGATTTGGTGAGATTTCCACACCATACGCCTTTTCGAATTTTTCACGGATTTCCACATTTGTTACGGACTGATAGCCTGGGAAGATATTAGGCATAGTACCCATATCTGCAGCACCCTGCACATTATTATGCCCGCGTAATGGGTAGGCGCCAGCGTTTGGACGCATCATGTTACCTGTTGCAAGAAGAAGGTTTGCAATCGCAACAGAGGTGTGTGAGCCTGCAATATTTTGCGTGACACCCATTCCCCAACAAATGACAGTTCCATCCGCATCACGCATCATTTCTGCCATTTGAATTAAGGTTTCTTTTGCGATTCCCGTAATCTTCTCTGCCTCATCCAAACTGTACGGCTCAATCATTTTTAAGAATTCATCATAGTGATTGACATGCTCTGTGATAAAATTCACATCGTGCCAGCCTTGGTCAATGATATACTTTGTAATAGCGGAAAGCCATACAAAGTCTGTTCCTTGTTTTGGACGAACAAACAAGTCCGCTCGGTCACCCATTTCATGTCTGCGAACGTCCACGGTAATCAATTTTTGACCGTGAAGCTTTTGCGCACGTTTAATACGTGTAGAAAGAACAGGGTGTCCTTCTGCTGGCGCACATCCAACTAGCATGACAAGACCAGCTCCCGCGATATCCTGAATCGTTCCAGAATCACCGCCGATGCCTCCAGTTTGCTGAAGTCCCCATGAAGCAGGTGACTGGCAATAACGAGAACAGTTGTCCACATTATTGGTTCCGAACACTTGACGAGCCATCTTTTGGATCAGATAGTTTTCTTCGTTCGTAATTTTAGATGAAGCAATAAAGCCAATTGCATCGCTGCCATGGGTTTCTTTAATTCCACCAAGTTTTTCTGCTACAAGTGAAAGAGCTTCATCCCAACTCGCTTCCACAAACACATCACCTTTACGGATTAACGGTGTGGTAATACGTTCTTGTGAATTGACAAAATCCCATCCGAATTTTCCTTTTACACAAGTGGAAACACTGTTAACTGGCGCATTTTCAGATGGTTCAATTTTAAGAATTTCACGGTCTTTTGTCCATACTTCAAATGAACAACCCACACCGCAGAATGTACAAACGGTTTTGGTCTTCTCAATTCGCTCTTCACGCATGGCTGCTTCTACTTCTGACACGGCCATGATGGTTTGATAATCAGGCTCGACTGCCTTTACGATATCAATCATAGGTGTAAGTAAGTCATCAGAAATACCTGTCATAAATCCTGCATTTCCAAGCATGGACTTTTCCATTAATGCGTTACAAGGACAAACAGTCACACATTGACCGCAGGATACGCAAGAGGATTCGTTAATGCTTTTTCCTCCGTCCCATAATACACGCGGCTGATTGGTTTCCCAGTTAATAGTTAGTGTTTCATTCACTTGAAGATCCTGACAAGTTTCCACACAGCGTCCGCACAAAATACATTGATCCGGATCATAGCGATAAAACGGGTGCGACATATCTACTTCGTAGCCCTTCGAACGGTGAGGTCTAGTTTGGTGTTCAATTCCCATCAATTCTGCCGTATTATGTACACGGCAATTGCCATTGTTATTGTCACATACGGTGCAATATAATAGATGGTTCTCAAGAATGCGATCCATCGCTTCCTCTTGAGCGTTCTTTGCCAGCTCAGACGAAGTCAAGATGTCCATTCCGTCCTCTACCACAGTAGAACAGGCACGCATAATGCTGCCATTAACTTCACACATACACGTATCACAGCTCTGTACCGGTCCAAGAACCTCAGAATAGCAAATGTGCGGATGCTCCATCTCCTGTTTGAGTAAATAGTCTAAAATACGAGTTCCTTTTTCTACTTCGTGTGCTGTTCCGTTAATCAGAACATTCACTTTTTCACTCACTGTAAAGTCCTCCTTAGTTGAATGCAGAGAAATCTATTTAAAAATCACACATGATTAATGAGCACTAAATTCATACGAATTTTTCACTTAAATCAAAATGCTCCTATTATTCTATTAATTATACTATTAATATTGTTTTTTGCATTGAAAACCCTTACCTGATTATCCAGCTTTCTTTACGCTTGGTTTTGCATTTGAAAGTGGTTGAAGTGAATCCTTATGAACCATCCAATAGATTAGGGCTACAAAAATTCCCCCACCAATTGCATTTCCGATTACTACTGGGACAAAATTAGCAAAGTAATCTGCCCATGTGAAATGTCCCGCGAAGATCGCTGCAGGAATAACAAACATGTTGGCCACCACGTGCTGAAAACCGATCGCAACAAACCCCATAATTGGGAACCAAATCGCAAGAATTTTTCCACCGATATCATCTGCCCCAAAGGCAAGCCAAACACCTAAACAAACAAGCCAGTTACAGCCGACTGCCGAGATCACACTTTGAAGAAAGGTTTCGTCGATTTTGGCCTGTGCGATAGCAACAGTTTTTGTAAGGAATGGACCTGTTTCCGTTAACCCTAGGACATGACCAAAGAAAAATGCGACAAAGATGGCACCAATAAAGTTACT
The window above is part of the Bacillus sp. SORGH_AS_0510 genome. Proteins encoded here:
- the fdhF gene encoding formate dehydrogenase subunit alpha; protein product: MSEKVNVLINGTAHEVEKGTRILDYLLKQEMEHPHICYSEVLGPVQSCDTCMCEVNGSIMRACSTVVEDGMDILTSSELAKNAQEEAMDRILENHLLYCTVCDNNNGNCRVHNTAELMGIEHQTRPHRSKGYEVDMSHPFYRYDPDQCILCGRCVETCQDLQVNETLTINWETNQPRVLWDGGKSINESSCVSCGQCVTVCPCNALMEKSMLGNAGFMTGISDDLLTPMIDIVKAVEPDYQTIMAVSEVEAAMREERIEKTKTVCTFCGVGCSFEVWTKDREILKIEPSENAPVNSVSTCVKGKFGWDFVNSQERITTPLIRKGDVFVEASWDEALSLVAEKLGGIKETHGSDAIGFIASSKITNEENYLIQKMARQVFGTNNVDNCSRYCQSPASWGLQQTGGIGGDSGTIQDIAGAGLVMLVGCAPAEGHPVLSTRIKRAQKLHGQKLITVDVRRHEMGDRADLFVRPKQGTDFVWLSAITKYIIDQGWHDVNFITEHVNHYDEFLKMIEPYSLDEAEKITGIAKETLIQMAEMMRDADGTVICWGMGVTQNIAGSHTSVAIANLLLATGNMMRPNAGAYPLRGHNNVQGAADMGTMPNIFPGYQSVTNVEIREKFEKAYGVEISPNPGLDNIEMLGAVDRGEMKAMYIAGEDMAWVDADSNHTQAMLEKLDFLVVQEIFLTTTAQFADVILPGAPSLEKDGTFTNTERRVQRLYQALQPLGDSKPDWWIFTQLAKKMGFDWNYTHPSEIFDEMASLTPFFSQCNYEVLEGWNSFHWGSQDGSNTPLLFTDGFNFPDKKARFGLFDYVPPMEFPQEFDLALDNGRLLEHFHEGNLTQKSEGLNYKFPKVFVEVSPELAEERGVKDGTLVRLVSPYGAIKLPVLVTDRVEGKTVYVPMHSSSHESAVNLLTGGAVDVVTHTPAYKQAKVRMEVLELKGENPLPRYNPRNATRTPQMGLEIYRKWERSDYTPIADVNEYVTPGFYDRRNA
- a CDS encoding formate/nitrite transporter family protein, translated to MAFHSSQRIAELAVDAGAKKASMRAEHALLLGFLGGAFIALGFLLDIRVIANLPKEWGTFSSLLGGTVFPVGLMLIIIAGGELLTGNMMALPIAVLARRATLGQLARNWLLVLVSNFIGAIFVAFFFGHVLGLTETGPFLTKTVAIAQAKIDETFLQSVISAVGCNWLVCLGVWLAFGADDIGGKILAIWFPIMGFVAIGFQHVVANMFVIPAAIFAGHFTWADYFANFVPVVIGNAIGGGIFVALIYWMVHKDSLQPLSNAKPSVKKAG
- a CDS encoding DUF1641 domain-containing protein, which encodes MAKPIKVIEKIELTEEQKKMQSLENLLSGVAENKDSLLETLSLIQELHDSGILDAFGSLLKAKEKAAKIAVGQLTREPVTNMINNAMAAGGMLTELDPETTGKLAKSLTHGLKKAEQGLKEDSKIGLLDLMKALKDPDINRAIGFGFNLLKGMGEGLKE